Proteins encoded in a region of the Burkholderia ubonensis subsp. mesacidophila genome:
- a CDS encoding DUF2169 family type VI secretion system accessory protein, whose translation MKIIKPLRISPLTRLYRMHGEERLGIAAMMVATLGDAPQLLMDTELWSLAGEELGDYTLDMALPKAHPEFLVSGYAYGKYAYARGSGACEVGVHLNGVEKRLRVSGDRQWDGSRITAPQPFERLKLDWDLAYGGAGYADNPRGRGIATTGEDVHPLPNIESPHDPMRFRDQRPAPAGFCPVDAAWPQRASLYGEPDRQWLEEDFPGFPRSLDPRYFNIAPVDQQWIEQAEWPDGAAYELAHLHPDHALLTGRLPALRARSFIVRAGSDTPEEIPLRLTTAWFIPHRERVLMIYHGVTTVREFDASDVEALLFGADASGQPRPADWYRQVIDWRTRHEKAALYALRDQDLLPERYLSPGFPGMSGAASQSVRQQILKDKLSAFPEARQIEEPRPDQLIEFVERQEAEAEAQRAHLEKMREEDSANEAIEKAARRGPPERIAVPDDGAGSANRSRMQQMQHDADESLRKLYLQSAHHQEAPERLSTAASRSHRERVAAAIATGQSLEGADLTGVDLSGMDLRGAKLSGAMLENANLSDTDLTSAALNHAVLVRADLSRATFCNADLKGANLSLAACDQTDFAGANLSDCIVERVQLHDCRLSGGVLDNTRFSECRFHAVDFSHATLRNLIFIEQSFDDVNFSSATIRKMLLMNCSIVDVRFTSADIEGFGIVDTQAKGQLRFDRASVVKACFIQRCDIGGADFSCAMLNEVNFRETHLGGADFSGAHISNCDFTDACLSAAQLRGAKVEGGNLVRTDFTQADLRDADLIGAFMRRATLDGADLRRANLFRANLAQILTDDDTRWEDAYLNKAMRYPMAEPRK comes from the coding sequence ATGAAAATCATCAAACCACTCAGGATCAGCCCGCTGACGCGCCTCTACCGGATGCACGGCGAAGAGCGTCTCGGCATCGCGGCGATGATGGTCGCGACGTTGGGCGACGCTCCGCAATTGCTGATGGACACGGAGCTCTGGAGTCTGGCCGGCGAGGAGCTGGGCGACTACACGCTCGACATGGCGTTGCCGAAAGCGCATCCGGAATTTCTCGTCTCCGGCTACGCATACGGCAAATACGCCTACGCGCGCGGCAGTGGGGCATGCGAGGTCGGTGTCCATCTCAACGGCGTCGAGAAGCGGCTGCGGGTATCCGGCGACCGGCAATGGGACGGCTCGCGCATCACCGCGCCGCAACCGTTCGAGCGCCTGAAGCTCGACTGGGATCTCGCCTACGGCGGCGCGGGCTACGCCGACAATCCGCGCGGCCGGGGCATCGCGACGACCGGCGAAGACGTGCATCCCCTGCCGAACATCGAATCTCCGCACGACCCGATGCGCTTCCGCGACCAGCGCCCCGCGCCGGCGGGCTTCTGCCCGGTCGACGCCGCGTGGCCGCAGCGCGCGAGCCTGTACGGCGAACCCGACCGGCAATGGCTGGAGGAGGATTTCCCGGGCTTTCCGCGCTCGCTCGATCCGCGCTACTTCAACATTGCGCCGGTCGATCAGCAATGGATCGAGCAGGCCGAATGGCCCGACGGCGCGGCCTACGAACTGGCGCACCTGCATCCCGACCATGCGTTGCTGACCGGCCGCCTGCCGGCGCTGCGCGCGCGCTCGTTCATCGTGCGCGCGGGCAGCGACACGCCCGAGGAAATCCCGCTGCGCCTGACGACCGCATGGTTCATCCCTCACCGCGAACGCGTGCTGATGATCTACCACGGCGTCACGACGGTCCGGGAATTCGACGCGAGCGACGTGGAGGCACTGCTGTTCGGCGCGGATGCGAGCGGGCAGCCGAGGCCGGCCGACTGGTATCGCCAAGTAATCGACTGGCGAACCCGGCATGAGAAGGCCGCGCTCTATGCGCTGCGCGATCAGGATCTGCTGCCCGAGCGTTATCTGTCGCCCGGATTCCCGGGGATGTCCGGCGCGGCGTCGCAAAGCGTGAGGCAGCAGATCCTGAAGGACAAGTTGAGTGCTTTCCCGGAGGCCCGCCAGATCGAGGAACCGCGTCCTGACCAACTGATCGAGTTCGTCGAGCGTCAGGAGGCGGAGGCTGAAGCGCAGCGCGCCCATCTGGAAAAAATGCGAGAGGAAGATTCGGCGAACGAAGCAATCGAAAAGGCGGCGCGGCGCGGTCCGCCGGAGCGCATCGCCGTGCCGGATGATGGAGCCGGATCGGCCAACCGTTCGCGCATGCAGCAAATGCAACACGACGCGGATGAAAGCCTGCGCAAGCTATACCTGCAATCCGCGCATCATCAGGAAGCGCCGGAGCGGTTGAGCACGGCCGCGTCGCGATCACATCGCGAACGCGTCGCCGCGGCTATCGCTACAGGACAATCGCTGGAAGGCGCCGATCTCACCGGCGTCGATCTTTCCGGGATGGACCTGCGCGGCGCGAAGCTTTCCGGCGCGATGCTGGAGAACGCCAATCTGAGCGACACCGATCTGACGAGCGCGGCGTTGAATCATGCCGTGCTGGTACGCGCCGACCTGAGCCGGGCGACGTTCTGCAATGCGGACCTGAAAGGCGCAAACCTGTCGCTCGCAGCGTGCGACCAGACGGATTTCGCCGGGGCCAACCTGAGCGATTGCATCGTCGAGCGCGTTCAGTTGCACGATTGCAGATTGAGCGGCGGCGTGCTGGACAACACGCGATTCAGCGAATGCCGATTCCACGCCGTCGATTTCAGTCACGCGACGCTGCGCAACCTGATTTTCATCGAGCAGTCTTTCGACGATGTGAATTTCTCGAGTGCGACGATTCGCAAGATGCTGCTGATGAATTGTTCCATCGTCGACGTTCGGTTTACGTCCGCCGATATCGAAGGATTCGGGATCGTCGACACGCAGGCGAAAGGCCAGCTTCGCTTCGATCGCGCGAGCGTGGTCAAGGCCTGCTTCATCCAGCGCTGCGATATCGGCGGCGCCGATTTCTCGTGCGCGATGCTGAATGAAGTCAATTTCCGCGAAACGCATCTCGGCGGCGCGGATTTCAGCGGCGCGCACATCAGCAACTGCGACTTCACCGACGCATGCCTGAGCGCCGCCCAACTGCGCGGCGCGAAGGTGGAAGGAGGCAATCTCGTGCGAACCGATTTCACGCAAGCCGACCTTCGCGACGCCGACCTCATCGGCGCATTCATGCGGCGGGCGACGCTGGACGGCGCCGACCTGCGCCGGGCCAACCTGTTTCGCGCGAACCTCGCGCAGATCCTGACCGACGACGACACGCGCTGGGAAGATGCTTACCTCAACAAGGCCATGCGGTACCCAATGGCGGAGCCACGCAAATGA